Proteins from one Mixophyes fleayi isolate aMixFle1 chromosome 9, aMixFle1.hap1, whole genome shotgun sequence genomic window:
- the LOC142101398 gene encoding uncharacterized protein LOC142101398 has translation MRERDQSLDVQVRERDQSVHVQVREIDQSLDVQVRERDHALDVQMRERDQSLDVQVRERDQSLDVQVRETDQSLDVQVRERDQSLDVQVRERDQSLDVQVRERDQSLDVQVREIDQSLDVQVREIDQSLDVQVRERDQSLDVQMRERDQSLDVQVRERDQSLDVQVRERDQSLDVQVREIDQSLDVQVRGTDQSLDVQVRERDQSLDVQVRERDHALDVQMRERDQSLDVQVREIDQSLDVQVRERDHALDVQMRERDQSLDVQVRERDQSLDVQVRGRDQSLDVQVRERDQSLDVQVRERDQSLDVQVREKDQSLDVQVRGTDQSLDVQVKDIDQSLDVQVRERDQSLDVQVRERD, from the exons atgagggagagagatcagtctctggatgtacaggtgagggagagagatcagtctGTGCATGTACAGGTGAGGGAGATAGATCAGTCTCTGGATGTACaggtgagggagagagatcatgCTCTGGATGTACagatgagggagagagatcagtctctggatgtacag gtgagggagagagatcagtctCTGGATGTACAGGTGAGAGAGACAGATCAGTCTCTGGATGTAcaagtgagggagagagatcagtctctggatgtacaggtgagggagagagatcagtctctggatgtacaggtgagggagagagatcagtctctggatgtacaggtgagggagatagatcagtctctggatgtacaggtgagggagatagatcagtctctggatgtacaggtgagggagagagatcagtctctggatgtacagatgagggagagagatcagtctctggatgtacaggtgagggagagagatcagtctctggatgtacaggtgagggagagagatcagtctCTGGATGTACAGGTGAGGGAGATAGATCAGTCTCTGGATGTACAG GTGAGGGGGACAGATCAGTCTCTGGATGTACaggtgagggagagagatcagtctctggatgtacaggtgagggagagagatcatgCTCTGGATGTACagatgagggagagagatcagtctctggatgtacaggtgagggagatagatcagtctctggatgtacaggtgagggagagagatcatgCTCTGGATGTACagatgagggagagagatcagtctctggatgtacaggtgagggagagagatcagtctctggatgtacaggtgagagggagagatcagtctctggatgtacaggtgagggagagagatcagtctctggatgtacaggtgagggagagagatcagtctCTGGATGTACAGGTGAGGGAGAAAGATCAGTCTCTGGATGTACAG GTGAGGGGGACAGATCAGTCTCTGGATGTACAGGTGAAGGACATAGATCAGTCTCTGGATGTACaggtgagggagagagatcagtctCTGGATGTACAGGTGAGGGAGAGAGATTGA